The Mauremys reevesii isolate NIE-2019 linkage group 1, ASM1616193v1, whole genome shotgun sequence genome segment GGCAGGCCCCTTATTCTGGcttcagcagctcccagcccagccccagagtagggggagcccagctgaggcagggacagagaagactgagggagggagggagggagggaggggagtagAGAAGCCAGGACCCAGGGCAGGTGGGGTAGGAGTAGGGCCTTGGGGAATAggtagggcagggggcagggtctcagggtcCAATTGTTGCCGCCTTTCTAACTGCTAAGAATTAATAAGTTCTATATAGACCGATTCCCCAGCACAGTAaggtcaggaaaggatttaatgtctctctggctgcccagtcaGTAATTGAAGGAAGAGGGCCCAGCACCACGTCACCAGCCAGTGCTTCACGGAGCTCAGTCTCAGAACCAGAacaccaggagaaaactttagttagaatcatagaatcatagaatctcagggttggaagggagttCAGGAAgtgtctagcccaaccccctgctaaaagcaggaccaatccccaactaatcaTCTCTTATGAGTAATGAaccggagcagcctgtcccggatctccttggtcctcaccccatagatgatggggtgtagcatggggggcaccagTAGGTTCATGTTGCCAATAAGAAcatggaaatgcaggggcacattcTGTCCAAAACGGTAtgtgagggaggagaagagacctgGGATGTAAAAGAGTAAGATAACACAAAGGTGGGAGACGCAGGttccaaaagtcttgagccgggcgtcctttgtggggaggctgaagatggccctgagaaTCTGAGTATAGGACATGGCAATAAATATCCCATCCAGACCCATTACACCCAATAGCACAAAGAGACCATAGTAGCTGCTGATGTGGGTGTCGTCACAAGCTAGCTTCACCACAGCCATGTGTGCGCAGAATGGCtcggggatgatgttggttctgcaatatcgCCACTGTCTTACCAACAAGGGATAGGGCAGTACGAGCATGCCACTGCGCAGCACCACAACCAAGCCCATCTTGGCCACCACGGGgattgtcaggatggtggaatgtctcaggggatggcagatggccacatagcgatcgaAACCCATGGCCACAATgatcccagactccatcaatGGGAAGCAGtaaatgaagtacatctgggtgaggcaggcactgaaatcgatctctctggaattgaaccagaagattgccagcattttgggcaggatggatgtagacaggaccaggtcagcgatggccagcatgcagaggaaatagtacatgggcccatggaggctcggctccatTTTCACAATTAACAGGATGGcaaagttccccaagatggctatgatgaacatggcacagaaggggatggagatccagacatgggctgcctccaggccgGGAATACCctgcaggatgaaggtggaggggttgatgAAGTTGGTTGTGTTGGAGTTTGACATGGAGTACTTGCGAAGTTCTCCAACTCTGAGATAGAACAGTGTTTCCTGCATGCACTGTATGTtctcctgacttcctgtatgtgcaCAGGGTCAAGGGTGATGGTCACAGAACAAATACCTGGATGGGGAGATAATGTGaatatgagacactacatgcactaCTGGAGGTGTTGTCATGGGTGAAGCAGATAGGGgactagagcacatgacttatgaggagaggctgagggaactgggattgttcagtctGCAGGAGAGAAGAGTAAGGATGGATTTGATAGcatccttcaactacctgaaggggggtccaaaaaaggatggatctagactgttctcagtggtaccagaagacagaacaaggagcaatggtctcaagttgcagtgggggaggcttaggttggatattaggaaaaactttttcaccaggagggtggtgaagcactggaatgggttacctagggaggtggtggaatctccttctcatataactataaagggaaggaaacagccctcctgtgtacaatactataaaatccctcctggccagagacaccaaaatccttttacttgTTAAGGGCTAAGAAGCTCAGGTAGCCTGGCTGAtgcctgacccaaaggaccaataacgGTACAAGATAATTTCATATCTtctgtgtgtggggcaggcttaGTTTGTGCTCTTTGTattggtggtgttcgctcttgggactaaaagggaccagacatcagtccatgctctccaaatctttctgagcaattctctcatatttcaaacttgtaagtaacagccaggcaaggtgtgttagtttatctttgttttctcaacttgtgaatgttcCCTTTCCTAGAGGGAGATTTATCCCTGCTTTTATTTTTtcactttgaaactaaggctagaaggtgttcctctgggctctttgactCTGATTACCctttaaagttattttccatcctgattttacagagatgatttttacattttctttttaatcaaatccttcttttaagaacgaGACTCATTTTTCCATTGTTGAAAGACCCAGGGgttgggtctttgatcactttgtaaccaattggttaggatattattttcaatcctccccaggaaaggggggataAGGGCTTGAGGGGATATTTTgcgggaagaggaactccaagtggtcctctctctgtttcttgttaaatcacttggtggtggcagcataccaggctttaacctaagctggtagaaataagcttagggggctttcatgcaggtcctgtaccctaaagttcagagtggggaaggaaccctgacacctTTCTTAGAGGTTCTTAAGccccggcttgacaaagtcctgactgggatgatttagttggggttggtcctgctttgagcagggggttggactagatacctcctgaggtcccttccaaccctcagattctatgattctatgatccttcatacactgaaaaaaaagacattttcattATTGAGAGAAATAtgccaattccatattttatggCATGTGTCAACAATTCCTACATGTTGTGGTATGGTAAAGCTTAATAGGCAATAGCAGGAAACATGATGTTGAGTACTGGTTATCCATCattgttccttaatgcaatgaAACCCAGGCTAGGGAGTCCATACTGTAGGGAGTTCGCCATTCACCCCATTGCTCAAAACCTGAgaatggggaaaaaacccacaaacttttGCCAAGTCATGCTCCGGGGGGAAAGTCCCAGCTAAACGCACCCCAGGGAAAAGAACTGGGCGTCACTGTTAGCAACTCAGTGGAAACACCTGCCGTGGTAAATGATGGGGGACAGAACCCCTTTTATGAACACCCAGCCAGTCAGTTAGCTATGAAAATCCTTCTTCggagctgttctctacttgcctTGCCTGTACAGGGTGAAGACATCTCACTGAAATGCTTAGGTAAGAGGAATTGAGttggcacctggccaaaagagccaatgggcaGACTAGAAACTTTGAAAATTGAGAAAAAATTTCCTGTCTTTCTGAGGGTTGTTGTTTTCTCTCagctggagagacagagagcagcAGGTGTGCTGTAAAGATTGGGCTGGATATGAAAAATCTTCAGCATTTATACATAAAAATTACTCATTTGGAACTACAGATAAGCAAGTAGAACAGGAAATGTTTAGTTAGACGTGATCAGGTTAGTTAGACGTGATCAGGTTTATCTCTTTATTTTGGGCTTGTGGAGTCTTCTGTGCTAAATGCAGGGGCTTCTGTTTGctttgtaacctttaaactggacCCCAAAGAAGACATTCTTGGGTGTTAATGATTTCAGTTGCTCTTTTAATATCTTGCAACACCCTGATTTTCCAGatgtgttttctttatttttttaataaaatcatcTTTTTAGGAACATGATTTGATTTTTGAATTTAAAAACAAGAGGTCTGTGCACACGCTACTGACATAGTTACGTGAATCAAGGGTTCGGAGATCAGCTAGTACAACAGCttggttttcttttgtttgttttctttctcggCTTCCCTGAGAGAGGGCAGGAAAAGCCAAGGGACTTCAGGGAAAAGTTCCCAAGTGAGTTTTCCTGGATTTTAAGAGGCATTTTTTTCACTTGGTTGGTGGCAGCACTACAGGGCCAGGGGGttctgtaaccttgggagtttaatacaatcTTGGAGTATCCAGGTATTTTTAAAGTCTTTTGCAGATTCCCACCTTCCGCACTCAACATGCCAGcatggggaatcagccttgacacttGCTCGTTCACATTGGTGGCTAAAACAATGTTCAGCTACCTAATGAAAGGGTTGGGGAATAACCTGCTCTGGACACGCACACAGTTTTTGTCACCCAGTCTCCATAAAGGATGTAGCAGATAAAAATGAGATTTCTGAGACAGGCTGTGAAAATGGAggaggctgccatatgaggaCAGACTGAAAGTCTGGgcctgtttagtttagagaagagacatAGGGGGAATatgagagaggagagaaaagtaAAGAATGGAACTGATCACATTCAAATCGAGAGAGAACAGTTCCCACCAGTAACATCTATAGACACTTAGTGCTTCAACTAATTCGCCAAAGCTGAGGTAAATTATCAGCAAAGCTGATTGGGAGGAAAGACTtgagagacaaaaatgggaatgaaagCTAAGAGTTCTTTAAAAAGAGTTTATTAGATAGTTAAAAATCCAAGATTCCACACTCAAGAAAGTGGACAACTTTGGACAAAAACCTGGTTCATTGACAAAGCGAAGGTAGCAATTAGGATGAAAACAATATCAAACAAATGGTGAAAAGGGAAAATAAACAGCAAATACAAATTGATACGTGATGTTAAAAACATCAGGGGAAAATCCATGCTAAGGGTAATCCAAAGGAGGTtattaaagaacaaaagaaatcctggaAAAGGTTTAAGACAATTCCTAGAGAAAGAAAGGAACCTCGGTCATGTTTCAGAAAAGGTAAATGTGTTCATGGCATAGTTTtattctgcatttggaaagaagcagaatGAGGTGCTCATATCACAAGAGGATGAAACACGTTCCTGTCCAAGAGCAGTCAAGGAGGGAGTTAAACAGCATTTCCAATAGAACcatagagttacaaacaccagagttacaaactgaccaatcAGCAACACCTCTCATtcacaacttaaaaaaaatgcaaatacagaAAAATTCTGTGTTAAACGTAAAGTATGAAAAATGAAGAGAAAGTTAAAAAAGATTTAAGAAGGAtaagaaacaatggaaaagctggtaTGGGACTAGTTTAAAAAAACTTTAGGAATTTAATTGCCAGTTAACAACAGGTCTTGTAAAATAAACCTTATTTCTTCCTTTAATGACAGTACACATTTGGTGGATCTAGAGAACTGCGTAGATGCAATAGACTGAGATTTTCTGAGGCATTCCAATTAGTAGGGGAAAATATTCAGATAAAAAaaatgtagaccaggggtcggccaCCGATGGCACGCGTGcaaatttttaatggcacactggagcCTGCTGGGAccccagtgtgccattaaaaatcctgccaacgcggcaagctgcagggtccgcaatccagggctggagcccagggccgaGCGCAGCAAGCCGCCGGCCCCATGAGCCCTACCGCCGCGTacagcgctctgggggccggggctgcgggctcccgcggggcagcgtttggctccgTGGGGAGGGAAAGATGCTCATAGActaatagactttaaggtcagaagggaccattatgatcatctagtctgacctcctgcacaacgcaggccacagaatgtcacccatccacttctataacaaacccctagcctatgtctgagttattgaagtccccaaattgcggtctgaagacttcaagctgcagagaatccttcagcaagtgacccatgccccatgctccagaggaaggcgaaaaacctccagggcctctgccaatctgccctggaggaaaattccttcccgacccaaatatggcgatcagctaaaccctgagcatgtgggcaagactcaccagccagaaccaaggaaagaattctctgtagtaactcagatcccaccccatctaacatcccatcacagaccactgggcgtACTTATCTgttgataatcaaagatcaattgccaaattaattgccaaaattaggctatcccatcataccatcccctccataaatttatcaagcttagtcttaaagccagatatgtcttttgcccccactactccctttggaaggctgttccagaacttcactcctctaatggttagaaaccttcatctaatttcaagtctaaacttcctagtgtccagtttatatccatttgttcttgtgtccacattgttactaagcttaaataattcctctccctccctaatattaatccctctgatatatttataaagagcaatcatatctcccctcaaccttcttttggttaggctaaacaagccatgcTCTTTGAGTCTGCTTTCATAAGAcatgttttccattccttggatcatgctagtagcccgtctctgaacctgttccagattgaattcatccttcttaaacatgggagaccagaactgcacacactattccagatgaggtctcaccagtgccttgtataatggtactaacacctcctcatctttgctggaaatacctcgcctgatgcatcgtaaaactgcattagcttttttaacggccatatcacattggcggctcatagtcatcctgtgatcaaccaatactccgaggtccttctcctcctctgttacttccaactgatgcgtccccaatttataactaaaattcttgttattaatccctaaatgcatgaccttgcacttttcactattaaatttcattctatcactattactccagtttaaaaggtcatccagatcttcctgtatgatatcccggtccttctctgtgttagcaatacctccagctttgtgtcatccgcaaactttattagtacattcccgctttttgtgccaaggtcagtaataaaaaggttaaataaaattggtcccaaaactgatccctgaggaactccactagtaacctcctcccagcctgacagttcacctttcagtatgacccgttgtagtcttccctttaaccagttccttatccacctttcaattttcatatttatccccatcttttccaatttaactaataattccccatgtggaaccgtgccaaatgccttactgaaatcgaggtaaattagatccactgcatttcctttgtctaaaaaatctgttactttctcaaaggaggatatcaggttggtttggcacgatctaccttttgtaaaaccatgtggtattttgtcccaattaccattgacctcattgtccttaactaccctctccttcaaaaaattttccaagaccttacatactacagatgtcaaactaacaggcctatagttactcggatcacttttttttcttttcttaaaaataggaactatgttagcaattctccagtcgtatggtacaacccctgagtttaccaatacattaaaaattcttgctaatgggcttgcaatttcatgtgccagttcctttaatattcttggatgaagattatctgggcactccgatttagtcccattaagctgttcgagtttggcttctacctcggatgtggtaatatctctcttcatatcctcattcccaattgtcatccttccattatccctaagttcctcattagccttattaaagactaaggcaaagtatttatttagatattgggccatgcctagattgtctttaacctccactctatcctcagtgtttagcggtcccacgtcttctttctttcttttcttcttatttatatggctatagaaccttttactattggttttaattccctttgcaaggtccaactctacatgacttttggcctttctcacttcatccctacatgttctgacctcaataaggtagcttttcttgctaatccctcccatcgtccactccttgtaggctttctgctttttcttaatcacctctctgagatgcttgctcattcAGCTTGGTCTACacctcctgcctatgatttttttcccctttcttgggatgcaggcttctgatagtttctgcaactttgacttgaagtaattccaggcctcctctgcctttagatccacaagttcttcagtccaatccactagccaaactaatttccttaattctttaaacttagcccttttgaaataaaaaatcctagtcccagatgtatttttgtttatttttccatctagtttgaactgaattaactcatgatcactcgaaccaaggttgtcccctacaacgatttcttctatgaggtcctcactacttaccaaaaccaaatctaaaatgtcaTCCCCCCTTGTAggctcttcaactacttgatgaagaaatccatcagctatcacatccagaaaaatctgagccctattactactactagcacttgtcctccagtctatatctgggaagttaaaatctcccatgatcatacaattcccattagtgtttacttcattaaaaatattaaagaggtctcaatccatctccaaatcagatcccagcgGTCTGTAGcataccccaagcactatctcagggtgggctctagtagctttctttcccaatgtgatttttgcccagacagactctgtcttatccattccatcccttcttatttctttacagttaacctcatcattgatatacaatgctactccaccacctttgcctttatttctgtctttcctaaacagcacatagccttcaatacctgtactccagtcatgatctactattccaccatgtttctgttatccctataatatccggtttcacttcctgcaccagtagctctagttcctccattttgttacctaggctcctcgcattagtgtacagacagcttaatttttgccgtttggcttcactgacattctttacccggttaggcacagacattctaccaccagcatcacctattagactggtatctacactacccttcctccttatgtccattcttctgcttatggctgtatcctctcttactttgttttcttccctctcggtGTTAAATTccagcgtggagattacctggacatc includes the following:
- the LOC120381145 gene encoding olfactory receptor 52R1-like, with protein sequence MSNSNTTNFINPSTFILQGIPGLEAAHVWISIPFCAMFIIAILGNFAILLIVKMEPSLHGPMYYFLCMLAIADLVLSTSILPKMLAIFWFNSREIDFSACLTQMYFIYCFPLMESGIIVAMGFDRYVAICHPLRHSTILTIPVVAKMGLVVVLRSGMLVLPYPLLVRQWRYCRTNIIPEPFCAHMAVVKLACDDTHISSYYGLFVLLGVMGLDGIFIAMSYTQILRAIFSLPTKDARLKTFGTCVSHLCVILLFYIPGLFSSLTYRFGQNVPLHFHVLIGNMNLLVPPMLHPIIYGVRTKEIRDRLLRFITHKR